From Glycine max cultivar Williams 82 chromosome 11, Glycine_max_v4.0, whole genome shotgun sequence, the proteins below share one genomic window:
- the LOC100791093 gene encoding uncharacterized protein gives MDHSHKLPSFSCELRIIQAQNVESIKTTKNLFTRLYLPAGNNKRIQLNTKKVSSNTQCVPFWNESFNLDCSCPQEFLESLKKESLVLELRQNKIFRSHLVGKGEIPWKAILESPKMEFKEWVKMDLVSGISDCEDIMFKAPQVQVEIKIQVEKENNNNNRRKRLNNKWDECGCKHGHGQHAWCSADDYDIYALGAVLEAF, from the coding sequence ATGGATCATTCACATAAACTTCCTTCCTTTAGTTGTGAACTTAGAATTATACAAGCCCAAAACGTTGAGTCCATAAAGACCACAAAAAACCTATTTACCAGGTTATATCTTCCAGCAGGAAACAACAAAAGAATTCAACTCAACACCAAAAAAGTTTCCTCCAATACCCAATGTGTTCCCTTTTGGAACGAGTCCTTCAACTTAGATTGTTCATGTCCCCAAGAATTCTTGGAAAGCCTTAAGAAGGAAAGCCTTGTGTTGGAGCTAAGGCAAAACAAGATTTTTAGGTCACATTTGGTGGGAAAGGGTGAGATTCCTTGGAAGGCAATTCTTGAATCACCAAAGATGGAATTCAAGGAATGGGTGAAGATGGATTTGGTGAGTGGAATTAGTGATTGTGAAGATATTATGTTCAAGGCACCACAAGTGCAAGTGGAGATTAAAATACAAGTGGAGAaggagaataataataataataggagAAAGAGGTTGAACAATAAGTGGGACGAGTGTGGATGCAAACATGGTCATGGTCAACATGCATGGTGCAGTGCTGATGATTATGATATATATGCTTTGGGGGCAGTTTTGGAGGCTTTTTGA